One genomic window of Parus major isolate Abel chromosome 11, Parus_major1.1, whole genome shotgun sequence includes the following:
- the LOC107209636 gene encoding short chain dehydrogenase gsfK-like, with product MAGFHVRSLLVTGANRGIGLGLVQHFLRMPDPPQWIFAGCRDPKGERAQELQNLASKHPNIIVIPLEVADPASIKAAAAKVGEHLGDSGLNLLINNAGILKVNTLDTEILEDMSEIYTTNTIGPLLMGQAFLPLLKKAAQGSPGSGLSCSKAAIVNMSSIGGSIASFFGWDMMQVTSYRCSKAALNMLSKCQSLAYKEHGILCVNQAGGGGWGRG from the exons atgGCAGGGTTCCATGTCCGCTCCCTTCTGGTGACTGGAGCCAACCGAGGCATTGGCCTGGGGCTTGTCCAGCATTTCCTGAGGATGCCAGACCCACCACAGTGGATCTTTGCAGGCTGTCGGGACCCCAAGGGAGAGCGAGCGCAG GAGTTACAGAATTTGGCCTCCAAGCACCCCAACATCATCGTCATCCCGCTCG AAGTTGCTGACCCTGCCAGCATCAAGGCGGCTGCAGCCAAGGTTGGGGAGCACCTGGGGGATTCTGGGCTGAACCTCCTCATCAACAATGCTGGAATTCTGAAGGTGAACACACTTGATACTGAAATACTGGAGGACATGAGTGAGATTTACACCACTAACACAATTGGGCCGCTGCTGATGGGCCAG GCATTCCTGCCCTTGCTGAAGAAAGCTGCCCAGGGGAGCCCAggctcagggctgagctgcagcaaggCTGCCATCGTCAACATGTCCAGCATTGGTGGTTCCATCGCTTCTTTCTTTGGCTGGGACATGATGCAAGTCACCTCGTACCGCTGCAGCAAG GCTGCTCTGAACATGCTGAGCAAGTGCCAGTCCCTGGCGTACAAGGAGCACGGCATCCTCTGTGTC AACCAGGCAGGGGGTggtggctggggcagggggtga